The Malus domestica chromosome 10, GDT2T_hap1 genome contains a region encoding:
- the LOC103446318 gene encoding uncharacterized protein, with protein sequence MKNTIRCCISCILPCGALDVIRVVHSNGRVEEISGTIRASEIMKAYPKHVLKKPSSSASDHDGVVPKIVIVPPDAELQRGKIYFLMPMPAASKTSEKKGRTRSSSAKKKRIKDAENNNVTNNNNVVLNSITMTNLLINDRYLSEILSEKHSSQRDRRRGRVGVWRPHLESICESPSDV encoded by the coding sequence ATGAAAAACACCATCAGGTGCTGCATCTCTTGCATTCTTCCATGTGGAGCTTTGGACGTGATTCGAGTCGTACACTCTAACGGCAGAGTCGAGGAAATCAGCGGCACAATCCGGGCCAGCGAGATCATGAAGGCGTACCCTAAGCACGTCCTCAAGAAGCCCTCCTCGTCGGCGTCCGATCACGACGGGGTCGTTCCCAAGATCGTGATCGTTCCGCCCGACGCGGAACTCCAACGAGGAAAGATTTACTTCCTCATGCCGATGCCTGCCGCTTCGAAGACGTCCGAAAAGAAGGGGAGGACAAGATCGTCGTCGGCGAAGAAGAAGCGAATCAAAGACGCCGAAAACAACAAcgtcaccaacaacaacaacgttGTTTTGAACAGCATCACCATGACCAACCTGTTGATAAATGATCGGTACTTGAGCGAAATACTGTCGGAAAAGCATTCGTCGCAGCGGGATCGGCGGCGAGGACGTGTTGGGGTTTGGAGGCCGCACTTAGAGAGCATTTGTGAGTCACCAAGTGATGTGTAA